A genomic window from Camelus ferus isolate YT-003-E chromosome X, BCGSAC_Cfer_1.0, whole genome shotgun sequence includes:
- the LOC116662195 gene encoding uncharacterized protein LOC116662195: MCNSGGGKANQWGIFLIQRVLCFQSFLPVADICPVLVQNSAAEHNRPSLSPSFCGSAIQKQLSRVFGVQGLERVQPTCGRGCGGRGQEGRFPAHSRRRRAPRGRSAYPAAPRGVGLIPAPVIQRRKKAYCLYDPASAVTERGFCCVPWVGRSHRQTNPGPLGGRNARECECQRAAPLEPTRLRLRLQTRMPRTRRWGSCVSSTLARQADAVLLGEENLASLCFLQFLSHVPLSVFSSPGKPPFSPLPSRFSQPRSLLLPSLPFFLNYLLSSLHVLFLSFSLMYSFLRKPRRILIFKMIARNVPKRKEEYESTVAL, translated from the exons ATGTGTAATTCAG ggggagggaaggcaaaTCAGTGGGGAATATTCCTCATTCAACGGGTGCTGTGTTTCCAATCTTTTCTCCCTGTGGCAGACATCTGTCCTGTTTTGGTACAAAACTCAGCGGCTGAACACAACAGACCTTCAttatctcccagtttctgtggcTCAGCAATCCAGAAGCAGCTGAGCCGGGTGTTTGGGGTTCAAGGTCTGGAGAGAGTGCAGCCCACTTGTGGGCGGGGCTGCGGTGGGCGCGGCCAGGAGGGGCGGTTCCCAGCCCACTCACGCCGGCGGCGGGCGCCACGTGGTCGGTCTGCCTACCCTGCTGCTCCGCGGGGCGTCGGGCTTATCCCAGCACCCGTGATCCAGAGACGGAAAAAAGCCTACTGCCTTTATGACCCAGCCTCAGCAGTGACAGAACGCGGCTTCTGCTGTGTGCCGTGGGTCGGTCGGTCGCACAGACAGACCAACCCTGGTCCCCTAGGCGGGAGGAACGCGCGAGAGTGTGAATGCCAGAGGGCGGCACCGCTGGAGCCAAcgcgcctgcgcctgcgcctgcaGACTCGGATGCCGCGGACCCGCCGCTGGGGAAGCTGTGTGAGCAGTACCCTTGCCCGCCAGGCCGATGCTGTCCTCTTGGGGGAAGAAAATCTTGCTTCCCTGTGCTTTCTTCAGTTCCTCTCACATGTCCCTCTTTCAGTATTCTCCTCTCCAGGAAAACCaccattttctccccttcccagccGATTCTCTCAACCtaggtccctcctcctcccctctcttcctttttttcttaattatcttctttcttccctccacgttctttttctttctttctctcttatgtattcatttttgagAAAGCCCAGGaggattttaattttcaaaatgattgcAAGGAATGTGCCTAAGAGAAAGGAGGAATACGAAAGTACTGTGGCCCTTTAA